Proteins co-encoded in one Astyanax mexicanus isolate ESR-SI-001 chromosome 1, AstMex3_surface, whole genome shotgun sequence genomic window:
- the LOC103025634 gene encoding carbohydrate sulfotransferase 12-like: MNMPRFVQLFFCLGSFSLVFVVFWNLDVGINKFSFNSEHVITLQQCSNQHQDQFESTYGTYSLETTGPAALNKDLETKESEDAFVRSMRHASPKVLDLQYTQYARKKLIHNLCSRSASLGFLKRATLNDIPHDQLSNLIVDDRHGIIYCYIPKVACTEWKSIMIFLSESLKVNGVPYKNHSDIPRDQIHGNSVVYLNRSHRNVMNKKIKKYKKFLFVRHPFVRLISAYRDKFEKKNDYFYNYLAVPIMKRYRKISPPASAERAHAAGIRPTFSEFIHYIVDLPDYYSLAFQEHWRQMYYLCHPCQIEYDFVGKMETMNEDAQHLLHFLKVDHIIQFPQSPSNRTEESWINDWFTKIPFEWRRKLYEIYELDFKLFGYSLPENFLENASPAQSVISYT; encoded by the coding sequence ATGAATATGCCAAGATTTGTACAGCTTTTCTTTTGCCTGGGATCTTTCTCGctggtttttgtggttttttGGAATTTAGATGTTGGAATAAACAAGTTTTCTTTCAACTCTGAACATGTTATCACTTTACAACAGTGTTCAAACCAGCATCAAGACCAGTTTGAGTCCACATACGGAACGTACAGTCTGGAGACCACTGGACCTGCAGCACTGAACAAGGATCTGGAGACCAAGGAATCTGAGGATGCGTTTGTGAGGAGCATGAGGCACGCTAGTCCCAAGGTACTGGATCTGCAATACACACAGTATGCCAGAAAGAAGTTGATTCACAACCTGTGCAGCCGCAGTGCGTCTTTAGGCTTTTTAAAAAGAGCCACACTTAACGACATTCCACATGATCAGTTGTCAAACCTCATTGTGGATGACCGGCATGGAATAATCTACTGTTACATTCCAAAGGTTGCATGTACAGAGTGGAAAAGCATCATGATTTTCCTGAGCGAGAGCTTGAAGGTGAACGGCGTTCCCTACAAAAATCACTCGGACATTCCCAGAGACCAAATTCATGGCAACAGTGTTGTCTATCTCAACAGGTCCCACAGGAATGTGATGAACAAGAAGATCAAGAAGTATAAAAAGTTCCTGTTTGTCAGGCACCCTTTTGTCAGGCTCATTTCTGCCTACAGGGAcaaatttgaaaagaaaaatgacTACTTTTACAACTACCTCGCTGTTCCTATCATGAAGAGGTACAGGAAAATTTCACCGCCAGCCAGCGCGGAGCGTGCTCATGCAGCAGGTATACGTCCAACATTCTCCGAGTTCATCCACTACATTGTGGACCTTCCAGATTATTACAGCCTCGCCTTTCAGGAGCACTGGAGGCAGATGTATTACCTGTGCCATCCGTGCCAGATTGAATATGATTTTGTTGGGAAAATGGAAACCATGAACGAGGATGCACAACATCTGCTGCACTTCCTCAAAGTCGACCACATCATCCAATTCCCACAGAGCCCCAGCAACAGAACAGAAGAGAGCTGGATAAACGACTGGTTTACTAAAATACCCTTCGAATGGAGAAGAAAACTCTATGAAATTTATGAGCTGGATTTCAAGCTCTTTGGATACTCTCTACCTGAAAACTTCCTTGAAAATGCATCTCCTGCTCAAAGTGTTATTTCATACACATGA